Proteins encoded by one window of Anaerosalibacter sp. Marseille-P3206:
- a CDS encoding YopX family protein: protein MREIKFRGKRADNGEWTYGYYYKHNPPLQCIGDSNEKSQHYIIKTGFADWNMPRPVEMILIDPNTLGEDTGFKDKNGKEIYEGDIYKDEENMLWKVIFDDGCFKLENIHIPGRMFITEDVEIIDNIYDNSKLLEVE, encoded by the coding sequence GTGAGAGAGATTAAGTTTAGAGGGAAAAGAGCTGATAATGGTGAGTGGACCTATGGTTATTACTACAAACATAATCCACCTTTACAATGTATAGGAGATTCTAACGAAAAGTCTCAACACTACATTATAAAAACTGGATTCGCTGATTGGAATATGCCAAGACCAGTTGAAATGATATTAATAGATCCAAATACATTAGGTGAGGACACAGGGTTTAAAGATAAAAATGGCAAAGAAATATACGAAGGAGATATTTACAAAGACGAAGAGAATATGCTATGGAAAGTAATCTTTGATGATGGGTGTTTTAAACTAGAAAATATTCATATACCAGGGAGAATGTTTATCACCGAAGACGTAGAAATCATAGACAATATTTATGACAATTCCAAGTTGTTGGAGGTGGAATAA
- a CDS encoding putative HNHc nuclease, which yields MQYFSQIKGIRETEKGTDLIVHVPGEQIQKEIVRYRNGSVINSEIRIDDNRTITADQRKKIYATIKDIANYLGDWPEYYKEFLKFNFCMEKGIDYFSLSDCSIEVARDFITYLIDFILANDIPLTDEALKRTDDIDRYLWSCIKYKRCAICGRKGETHHWDAIGMGNDRRTLDDSLKRKIQLCRIHHTEIRKIGKESFGKKYHVYGVIYKEE from the coding sequence ATGCAATACTTCTCACAGATAAAAGGAATTAGAGAAACAGAAAAAGGAACAGATCTAATAGTTCATGTTCCTGGAGAGCAGATACAGAAAGAAATTGTCAGATATAGAAATGGATCCGTAATAAATAGTGAAATAAGAATAGATGATAACAGAACTATTACAGCGGACCAAAGAAAGAAAATATACGCAACAATAAAAGACATAGCGAACTATCTTGGAGATTGGCCTGAATACTACAAAGAGTTTTTAAAGTTCAATTTCTGTATGGAAAAAGGAATAGATTATTTTTCATTATCAGATTGTAGCATAGAAGTCGCAAGGGATTTTATTACATACCTTATAGACTTTATACTAGCCAATGATATACCACTTACAGACGAAGCACTCAAGAGGACAGATGATATAGACAGATACCTATGGTCATGTATCAAGTACAAAAGATGTGCAATATGCGGAAGAAAAGGAGAAACACATCATTGGGATGCAATAGGCATGGGGAACGATAGGAGAACATTGGACGATAGCTTGAAAAGAAAGATACAACTATGCAGAATTCACCATACAGAGATACGCAAAATAGGGAAGGAAAGCTTTGGGAAAAAATATCACGTTTACGGTGTTATATACAAGGAGGAATGA
- a CDS encoding phage terminase small subunit P27 family yields MARPCKSVNVISKNLTKEEKEIRLKAEEKLKGGADKISPPKHLTKEQKKIFRSIVKELKESGILGNLDVYILSTCAVALDRIRTIEIMINENPKLISDTDLRLALDKYTKDFFRCCNELSLSPQSRAKFANINMQAKEEKEDPLLRVLRGDK; encoded by the coding sequence ATGGCAAGACCTTGTAAATCAGTAAACGTTATATCGAAAAATTTAACTAAAGAAGAAAAAGAAATAAGATTAAAGGCGGAGGAAAAACTAAAAGGTGGAGCTGATAAAATTTCCCCTCCAAAGCATTTAACTAAAGAACAGAAGAAAATATTTAGAAGCATAGTTAAGGAATTAAAAGAAAGTGGTATACTAGGCAATCTAGATGTATATATATTGTCAACTTGCGCAGTGGCATTAGATAGAATTAGAACTATCGAAATAATGATAAATGAAAATCCAAAATTAATTTCAGATACAGATTTAAGACTGGCCCTCGATAAATACACTAAGGATTTTTTTAGATGCTGTAATGAGTTGTCGCTCTCTCCACAAAGTAGAGCTAAGTTTGCAAACATTAATATGCAAGCTAAAGAAGAAAAGGAAGATCCACTATTAAGAGTGTTACGTGGTGATAAGTAA
- a CDS encoding terminase large subunit has product MILLDGAMQYAQDVVEGKEITTWEVKTQCKWFLNDYNNKQYQEDFKFYFDEDKLQTINDLLKLMNFATGFVAGKQVLEHLAPFQCFFIANIFGWRFKDNPDKLRYNDDTLFIARKNAKTAIIGIVFILLMLISQQYSEFYSICLTKELAAEIKKSMEQIINASPLIKSRFTISTTKTGRITCNLTKCFFEPRVSEAGKNNSIRAEAFVSDEHANFTENSNFRAMKSGQKNVLNGLVFRTTTAYAINNSIMEEDLDYIRKVYNGVIDDERQFALIYYADKEHLWDDYGMYQANPLRIEENYNTMREDRAIAIEKPSEREEYLTKTCNVFVQENSEEKYLDINEWKKCNTDKVDFTGKEVVVGVDLSISTDLTAVSIMYKEDGKYYLHSKGFLPSATLGQRRERIDYRQYEREGYCEIHEGFTINYTKIEEYIRNIEDKYKCKIKSIVSDPYNALQMMESLAEDYEVILIKQTYTNLSPPTKAFRDDVYKGNMVYQKNKLLDWCVSCATTQKGRSEDIMLNKENKNKQRIDLLVASTFCYSQLYLINNTSIDINKYAESDFLDKLWG; this is encoded by the coding sequence ATGATATTACTAGATGGAGCTATGCAATACGCGCAAGATGTTGTAGAAGGCAAGGAAATCACTACATGGGAAGTAAAAACGCAGTGTAAATGGTTTTTAAATGATTATAACAATAAACAGTACCAAGAAGATTTTAAATTCTACTTTGACGAGGATAAGTTGCAAACAATCAACGATTTGCTAAAACTTATGAATTTTGCTACTGGATTTGTAGCAGGAAAACAAGTATTAGAGCATTTGGCACCGTTCCAATGCTTTTTTATTGCCAATATATTTGGGTGGAGATTCAAAGATAATCCAGATAAGCTTAGATATAATGATGATACTTTATTTATAGCAAGAAAAAATGCCAAGACAGCTATAATAGGCATTGTATTTATATTATTAATGTTAATATCACAACAATATAGTGAGTTTTATAGCATATGCTTAACCAAAGAATTGGCAGCAGAAATAAAGAAAAGTATGGAACAAATAATTAATGCAAGTCCATTGATTAAAAGTAGATTCACAATATCTACTACTAAAACAGGAAGAATCACTTGCAACCTAACCAAATGTTTCTTTGAACCTAGGGTGAGTGAAGCGGGAAAAAACAACTCTATTCGTGCAGAAGCTTTTGTAAGTGATGAGCATGCAAACTTCACAGAGAACAGTAACTTTAGGGCTATGAAATCTGGACAAAAAAACGTATTGAATGGATTAGTATTTAGAACTACTACAGCTTATGCAATAAACAATTCTATCATGGAAGAGGATTTAGATTATATCAGAAAAGTTTACAACGGAGTAATTGATGACGAAAGACAATTCGCTTTAATATATTATGCGGACAAAGAACATCTTTGGGACGATTATGGTATGTATCAAGCCAATCCTCTAAGAATAGAAGAAAATTATAATACAATGAGGGAAGACAGAGCAATAGCAATAGAAAAGCCTAGTGAAAGAGAAGAGTATTTAACCAAAACATGTAACGTATTTGTCCAAGAGAATTCAGAGGAAAAATATTTAGACATAAACGAGTGGAAAAAATGCAATACTGATAAAGTTGATTTTACAGGCAAAGAAGTTGTTGTAGGGGTTGACTTGTCTATTAGTACAGACCTTACAGCAGTTTCAATAATGTATAAAGAAGATGGGAAATATTATTTACATTCTAAAGGATTTCTGCCCTCCGCTACATTAGGTCAGCGCAGAGAAAGAATTGATTATAGGCAATACGAAAGAGAAGGTTATTGTGAGATACATGAAGGTTTTACAATAAACTATACAAAAATAGAGGAGTATATAAGAAACATAGAAGATAAATATAAATGCAAAATAAAATCTATAGTTTCTGACCCTTACAACGCTTTGCAGATGATGGAATCTTTAGCAGAAGATTATGAAGTAATACTTATTAAACAAACTTATACTAACTTATCTCCACCAACAAAAGCTTTTAGAGATGATGTCTATAAAGGAAATATGGTTTACCAAAAAAACAAATTATTAGATTGGTGTGTAAGTTGTGCTACAACTCAAAAAGGTAGATCAGAAGATATTATGTTAAATAAAGAGAATAAAAATAAACAAAGAATTGACTTATTAGTAGCGAGTACATTTTGCTATAGCCAATTATATTTAATTAACAACACTAGCATAGATATAAATAAATATGCTGAATCAGATTTTTTAGACAAGCTTTGGGGGTGA
- a CDS encoding phage portal protein, translating into MIFRRGFEVKNESDSMDIADERLLEWLGIKIDGVNVRGKDALKEATVFACIRILSEAVAKLPIKIYQDQNGIKKATDHYLYSILKIRPNSFMSSFNFFTCLEAQRNTHGNSYANIEYNNKGKIKAIWPMKSEKVEIWIDDKGILNTSNRLWYVVNLDNGKQVKLRPEEVLHFKGFTLDGVSGITPLTYLRTLVQNGKSSEEYINKFFQNGMQTKGIVQYIGDLDQKAEETFRNKFEQMSSGLKNAHRISLLPIGYQFQPISLSMADAQFLENTELTIRQIAAAFGIKMHQLNDLERATHTNISEQQRQFYIDTLMAILTMYEQELTYKLLLDSELNKGYYCKFNVDAITRADIKTRYEAYRIGVQGGFLKPNEVRAREEMESAEGGDALLVNGNMVPITEAGAAYKKKGGE; encoded by the coding sequence ATGATATTTAGAAGAGGATTTGAAGTAAAAAACGAATCAGACTCAATGGATATAGCTGATGAAAGACTATTGGAATGGCTTGGAATAAAAATAGATGGAGTCAATGTAAGAGGTAAAGATGCTTTAAAAGAAGCTACAGTATTCGCCTGTATAAGGATTTTAAGTGAAGCGGTAGCAAAGTTACCTATAAAGATTTATCAAGACCAAAATGGCATTAAAAAGGCTACTGACCATTATTTATATTCAATATTAAAGATTAGGCCAAATTCTTTCATGAGTTCATTTAACTTCTTTACTTGCTTAGAAGCTCAAAGGAATACTCATGGCAATTCATATGCAAATATCGAATATAACAATAAAGGAAAAATAAAAGCAATATGGCCAATGAAATCAGAGAAGGTAGAAATATGGATTGATGATAAAGGTATTTTAAATACTAGCAATAGATTGTGGTATGTAGTCAATTTAGATAATGGAAAACAAGTCAAATTAAGACCTGAAGAAGTTTTACACTTCAAAGGCTTTACTTTAGATGGAGTAAGCGGAATAACTCCTTTGACATATTTAAGGACATTAGTTCAGAATGGAAAATCATCAGAAGAATATATCAATAAATTCTTTCAAAATGGTATGCAAACTAAAGGCATTGTTCAATATATAGGAGATTTGGACCAAAAAGCAGAGGAGACATTCAGGAATAAGTTTGAGCAAATGAGTAGTGGTCTTAAAAACGCACATAGAATTAGTCTATTGCCTATAGGTTACCAATTTCAGCCTATATCATTAAGTATGGCTGACGCTCAGTTTCTTGAAAATACGGAATTAACTATAAGACAAATAGCTGCCGCATTTGGAATTAAAATGCACCAATTAAACGATTTAGAAAGAGCTACTCACACAAATATTTCTGAACAACAAAGGCAATTCTATATAGACACACTAATGGCAATTCTAACTATGTATGAACAGGAATTGACTTATAAATTACTATTAGACAGTGAATTAAACAAGGGTTATTATTGTAAATTTAACGTAGATGCAATTACTAGAGCAGATATTAAAACAAGATACGAAGCTTATAGAATTGGAGTTCAAGGTGGATTCTTAAAGCCAAATGAAGTAAGGGCTAGAGAAGAAATGGAATCCGCAGAAGGTGGTGACGCATTATTAGTAAATGGAAACATGGTACCTATTACAGAAGCTGGAGCTGCTTATAAAAAGAAAGGTGGTGAGTAA
- a CDS encoding head maturation protease, ClpP-related yields MSKVLEFKSKHKTGGTIEIKNQTEDKAELYFYGDIVSDWWGAWQDEDQYPDAIKDFLKDVEGKDLDIFINSGGGSVFAGLAIYNMLKRHKGYKTVYVDGMAASIASVIALAGDKVVIPSNAFMMIHKPWQYLWGGYNADEFRKMAKDLDDIEKGIINVYKENLKEGIDVETIQELVNEETWLNGEEAAEYFNIEVGEENKVAACTSDCFNSYKNIPEELLDKPSNNNKDLEKKLDHIINKINKLEKKEHKNEPKSNENEPKNEEIEKLKEKLSFKNKGIDSFLFCQKQGGKNNE; encoded by the coding sequence GTGAGTAAAGTATTAGAGTTCAAATCAAAACATAAGACTGGTGGAACTATAGAGATTAAAAATCAAACTGAAGATAAAGCAGAATTATATTTTTATGGTGATATAGTTTCTGACTGGTGGGGAGCTTGGCAGGACGAGGATCAGTATCCAGATGCAATAAAAGATTTTCTCAAAGATGTAGAAGGAAAAGACTTAGATATCTTTATTAATTCAGGTGGCGGTTCTGTATTCGCTGGTCTAGCAATATATAATATGCTAAAAAGACACAAAGGGTACAAGACTGTATATGTAGATGGTATGGCTGCAAGCATAGCTAGTGTGATTGCATTAGCTGGAGATAAAGTTGTTATACCTTCCAATGCTTTTATGATGATTCATAAACCATGGCAATATTTGTGGGGAGGATATAACGCAGATGAATTTAGAAAAATGGCAAAAGATCTAGACGATATTGAAAAAGGTATAATAAATGTTTACAAAGAAAATCTCAAAGAAGGCATAGATGTTGAAACTATACAAGAATTAGTCAATGAAGAAACATGGCTAAATGGAGAAGAAGCGGCTGAATATTTTAATATTGAAGTAGGGGAAGAAAATAAAGTCGCAGCTTGTACATCAGATTGTTTCAATAGTTACAAAAATATACCTGAAGAACTTTTAGATAAACCCAGCAACAATAATAAAGATTTAGAAAAGAAATTAGACCACATCATCAACAAAATAAACAAACTAGAAAAAAAAGAACACAAAAACGAACCAAAAAGCAACGAAAACGAACCTAAAAATGAAGAAATAGAAAAATTAAAAGAGAAACTATCATTCAAGAATAAAGGAATAGATAGTTTTTTATTTTGTCAAAAACAAGGAGGAAAGAATAATGAGTAA
- a CDS encoding phage major capsid protein — protein sequence MSKELRELLNQLDLKNKEMGELLNKEGVTKEELENISNEIDVLQAKIEAQKKKDDIDNSLSDGEGTKIPTNEENEVVYNGALFTRAIANSILRQRNMPGLEFTPEEQNKITEHIGEDGGYAVPEDISVKINKRLKDATDLQNLVDSERVYTRKGQRTYEKRADQTALVNLDEYGSIEETDHPKLERLSFNLHDFAGIVTIPNDLLQFATSELENYIIDWLVDKVRFTRNIKILYGTGESTDLQGIMTSKKYKSLTLPEAATMKDFKKLKNVDLLNVFKPTAKWIVNQDGFNYLDSLEDKQGRPYLQPNPKDATQYVFLGLPVVELPNTVLKTTETDIPIILGDLKEAYKYFYDDDYQLLTTNIGAGAFETNTTKTRLITKLDGTEKDKDAILIAKIPIAAVPQA from the coding sequence ATGAGTAAAGAATTAAGGGAACTTTTAAATCAATTAGATTTAAAAAACAAAGAAATGGGCGAACTTCTCAATAAAGAAGGAGTTACTAAGGAAGAATTAGAGAACATTTCTAATGAAATTGATGTATTGCAAGCTAAAATAGAAGCACAAAAGAAGAAAGATGATATTGACAATAGTCTTAGTGATGGTGAAGGTACTAAAATACCTACAAATGAAGAAAACGAAGTGGTTTATAATGGGGCTTTGTTTACTAGAGCAATAGCAAACTCTATATTAAGACAAAGAAATATGCCTGGGCTTGAATTTACTCCAGAAGAACAAAACAAAATAACTGAGCATATAGGAGAAGATGGAGGGTATGCAGTTCCAGAAGATATCTCGGTTAAAATTAATAAAAGATTGAAAGATGCAACGGATTTACAAAACTTAGTTGATAGTGAAAGAGTTTATACTAGAAAAGGACAAAGAACATATGAAAAGAGAGCAGACCAAACCGCATTAGTAAACTTAGATGAGTATGGATCTATTGAAGAAACCGATCATCCTAAACTAGAAAGATTATCTTTCAACCTTCATGATTTTGCTGGAATAGTAACTATACCAAACGATTTACTTCAATTTGCTACAAGTGAATTAGAAAACTATATTATAGATTGGTTAGTAGACAAAGTAAGATTTACTAGAAACATAAAAATATTATATGGCACTGGTGAATCTACAGACTTACAAGGAATAATGACATCTAAAAAATATAAAAGTTTAACATTGCCTGAAGCAGCTACTATGAAAGACTTTAAGAAATTAAAGAATGTAGATTTGCTAAATGTATTTAAACCAACAGCTAAATGGATTGTTAATCAAGATGGTTTTAACTATTTAGATTCATTAGAGGACAAGCAAGGTAGACCATACTTACAACCTAATCCAAAAGATGCAACACAATATGTATTTTTAGGGTTGCCAGTTGTAGAATTACCTAACACTGTATTAAAAACTACTGAAACCGATATACCTATAATTTTAGGAGATTTAAAAGAAGCCTATAAATACTTCTATGATGATGATTATCAACTGTTGACTACAAACATTGGAGCTGGAGCATTTGAAACAAACACTACTAAAACTAGACTTATCACTAAATTAGACGGAACTGAAAAAGATAAAGATGCTATATTGATAGCTAAAATACCAATAGCAGCAGTTCCACAGGCATAA
- a CDS encoding head-tail connector protein: MILDLQEAKEWLRIDYDEDDMQIQLLIDTAETYLKDSIDDFYKKIVHDTDGSFKNKAKLVMLVLITNWYDSRDFTELDADEKVRYTITSLMKQMSYGYEVT; the protein is encoded by the coding sequence ATGATATTAGATTTACAAGAAGCTAAAGAATGGCTCAGAATTGATTATGATGAAGATGACATGCAAATACAACTTTTAATCGATACCGCAGAAACATATTTAAAAGATTCAATAGATGATTTTTATAAAAAAATAGTACACGATACAGATGGAAGTTTTAAAAATAAGGCTAAACTAGTAATGCTGGTCCTTATAACTAACTGGTATGACAGTAGGGACTTTACTGAATTAGATGCAGATGAAAAAGTCAGGTATACAATTACTTCATTAATGAAACAAATGTCATATGGTTATGAGGTGACGTAG
- a CDS encoding phage head closure protein: MSRMTSKLRNKVDVYTKQKVENELGEIEYKYAKLKTIYTQIIPKTSTLKDGQAETEYVESTHKFKVRIKSLPELDNTYRFAYKGQTYEVKYFDPDYRSNEFYDVYTRLVIE; this comes from the coding sequence ATGAGTAGAATGACAAGTAAGTTAAGAAATAAAGTTGATGTATATACAAAACAGAAAGTAGAAAACGAATTAGGAGAAATTGAATACAAATATGCTAAATTAAAAACTATATACACACAAATAATACCCAAAACATCTACTTTAAAAGATGGCCAAGCAGAAACTGAATATGTAGAGTCTACTCATAAATTTAAAGTCAGAATTAAATCCTTACCTGAACTAGATAACACTTATCGATTTGCATATAAGGGACAAACATACGAAGTAAAATACTTTGATCCGGATTATCGAAGCAATGAATTCTATGACGTATATACAAGGTTGGTGATAGAGTAA
- a CDS encoding phage tail terminator family protein — protein sequence MVKYTEIHKAIVNKLNKTGINTTSKDVSEGFDRPSFFISLDNIKASDFMREALDREITVRIYYFSTTVDNNRIELLNMQDKLNEIFLEDNLIRANEYVNIEIDELEFNIIDKVLHCYFDIRLCENYDRVDDTPTMEELQIERKG from the coding sequence TTGGTTAAATATACTGAAATCCATAAAGCTATAGTTAATAAATTGAATAAAACAGGAATAAATACTACTTCAAAAGATGTGAGTGAAGGCTTTGACAGACCTTCATTTTTTATTTCTTTAGACAATATCAAAGCTAGTGATTTTATGAGGGAAGCCTTAGATAGGGAAATAACTGTAAGGATATATTATTTCTCTACAACTGTAGATAACAACAGAATAGAATTATTGAACATGCAGGATAAACTTAATGAAATATTTTTAGAAGATAATTTAATAAGAGCCAATGAATATGTGAATATAGAAATTGACGAATTAGAATTCAATATAATCGATAAAGTTTTACATTGTTATTTCGATATAAGGTTATGTGAAAACTACGATAGAGTTGACGATACTCCAACTATGGAAGAATTACAAATAGAAAGGAAGGGATAA
- a CDS encoding phage tail sheath C-terminal domain-containing protein has product MADIGMPKIDIVFRGLGTSAVQRSSGGRTAVLIIKDDTDTTSAFAEYRGIDDLTTEEQAKYTPENVQYIKEALEGIPKRLIVVRMAKTLEGESSLTDLLKAIKGKVEMNCWIGMADATQQETDDLVSFVKSSVTNDKKRYKALVYKATKPDDMHIVNLTNEGENKSIPYMLGYLAGLSLDMSAIAKPLKIDSVIEPDDLDTAINNGEFILYNDEGEVRVARGINSLVTTGQGITDDMKFILIVEVMDMIYTDIYTTWKRFYKGKYKNSLDNQMLLIGAINSYFKALANDLILDPNFENKTRVDVEKQRLANIPKYGEEEVATWDDNKIMEMTVGTNVFLAGNIKILNAMEDFDFEITM; this is encoded by the coding sequence ATGGCTGATATAGGAATGCCCAAAATAGATATTGTTTTTAGAGGTTTAGGCACTAGTGCAGTACAACGTTCATCTGGCGGAAGGACAGCGGTATTGATTATTAAAGACGATACCGATACTACTTCCGCCTTTGCTGAATATAGAGGAATAGATGATTTAACAACGGAAGAACAAGCGAAATACACACCTGAAAACGTGCAATATATTAAAGAAGCATTAGAAGGAATTCCTAAAAGATTAATAGTTGTTAGAATGGCTAAAACACTAGAGGGCGAAAGTAGCTTAACAGATTTATTAAAAGCAATAAAAGGCAAGGTAGAAATGAATTGTTGGATAGGAATGGCAGATGCAACCCAACAAGAAACTGATGATTTAGTTAGCTTTGTAAAATCAAGTGTAACAAATGATAAGAAAAGATATAAAGCATTAGTTTATAAAGCTACTAAACCAGACGATATGCACATAGTAAATTTAACTAACGAAGGTGAAAATAAATCTATACCATATATGTTAGGCTATCTAGCAGGGCTAAGTTTAGACATGAGTGCTATTGCTAAACCTCTAAAGATTGACAGTGTAATCGAACCTGACGATTTAGATACAGCTATCAACAACGGAGAATTTATTCTCTACAATGACGAGGGCGAAGTTAGAGTTGCTAGAGGAATAAATTCGCTGGTAACAACTGGTCAAGGTATTACTGATGATATGAAATTTATTTTAATAGTAGAAGTAATGGATATGATTTATACAGATATCTACACTACATGGAAGAGATTTTACAAAGGTAAGTATAAAAATTCATTAGATAATCAAATGCTTTTAATAGGCGCTATCAATTCTTATTTTAAAGCACTTGCTAATGATTTAATATTAGATCCTAACTTTGAAAACAAAACTAGAGTAGATGTTGAAAAACAAAGATTAGCTAACATACCTAAATATGGAGAAGAAGAAGTTGCCACATGGGATGACAATAAAATAATGGAAATGACAGTTGGTACTAATGTATTTTTAGCTGGAAATATAAAAATTTTAAATGCTATGGAAGATTTTGACTTTGAAATAACTATGTAA
- a CDS encoding phage tail tube protein — translation MPRAENRSNNYWNGSNGDLWVNDSDWDKVKSFNLKMILEWEDVPNGLSTDRVLMGYGYEGAFTYRKSDKNYNKAIDLLFAEYAAGRVPDVSIVAKAYNKATGKRQRIKVTGITFDEIDLQSWEEKSVGEIEMPFKASDVEILE, via the coding sequence ATGCCTAGAGCAGAGAATAGAAGTAATAATTATTGGAATGGATCTAACGGAGATCTATGGGTAAATGATTCAGATTGGGACAAAGTAAAAAGTTTCAATTTAAAAATGATACTGGAATGGGAAGATGTTCCTAACGGATTATCTACTGACAGAGTATTGATGGGTTATGGCTATGAAGGAGCTTTCACATATAGAAAATCTGACAAAAACTACAACAAGGCAATAGATTTATTATTTGCAGAATATGCAGCTGGGAGAGTTCCTGATGTGAGTATAGTGGCGAAGGCATATAATAAAGCTACTGGTAAAAGACAACGAATAAAAGTAACTGGAATCACATTTGATGAGATTGATTTACAAAGTTGGGAAGAAAAATCAGTTGGAGAAATAGAAATGCCTTTTAAAGCCAGTGATGTAGAAATATTAGAATAA